One segment of Vibrio gazogenes DNA contains the following:
- a CDS encoding DUF3392 domain-containing protein — protein sequence MLHFFSPAGQYLAPYLEEIAIALIACLLVMLGGEINALLRRMLRNQHFVIRTFSFILLNAFGYGFIIVKLSPDLARTLAHLERGTMFVVVIVSFVGIGLWAQKNRQI from the coding sequence ATGTTGCATTTTTTCAGTCCTGCGGGACAATATCTCGCACCTTATCTGGAAGAGATCGCCATCGCACTGATTGCTTGTCTGTTGGTCATGTTGGGTGGTGAAATTAATGCGCTATTACGCCGGATGTTGCGCAATCAGCACTTTGTCATTCGCACATTTAGCTTTATATTACTGAATGCATTTGGTTATGGATTTATCATCGTCAAACTCAGCCCTGACTTAGCTCGGACACTTGCCCACTTAGAACGAGGCACCATGTTTGTCGTTGTCATTGTCAGTTTTGTCGGCATCGGGCTCTGGGCTCAGAAGAACAGACAAATATAA
- a CDS encoding phosphoribosylaminoimidazolesuccinocarboxamide synthase, giving the protein MSLADQILAVNDDLPIRTSKPVHSGKVRSVYWLTEEDSRRLIQQKGYNVAADAPLAIMVISDRISAFDCIWHAEGGVAGVPGKGAALNAISNHWFKLFRQHGLADSHILDIPHPFVWIVQKATPIKIEAICRSYITGSMWRAYEKGEREFCGIQLPAGLEKDKQLPELLLTPSTKGILKGIPGVPEADDVNISRQDIEANYAAFNFRQPEDIDLYEKLLKEGFDVISQALADINQIFVDTKFEFGYVTDAQGQDKLIYMDEVGTPDSSRIWDAQQYAAGHIVENSKEGFRQFLLNYFPDPDILLNKTRMPEREALARDNALPLKALQDVSETYTSIAEKITGQPIHLSDNPKQEIIEILDREYGLIQHA; this is encoded by the coding sequence GAAGACAGCCGTCGCCTGATTCAACAAAAAGGCTACAACGTCGCAGCAGATGCACCGCTGGCCATTATGGTTATCAGTGACCGCATCTCTGCTTTTGACTGTATCTGGCACGCTGAAGGCGGTGTCGCTGGAGTACCGGGGAAAGGAGCGGCACTCAACGCGATTTCCAATCACTGGTTCAAACTATTCCGCCAACACGGTCTGGCAGACAGCCATATTCTTGATATCCCCCATCCGTTTGTCTGGATTGTTCAGAAAGCCACACCGATAAAAATTGAAGCAATCTGCCGCAGCTATATCACGGGTTCAATGTGGCGAGCCTACGAGAAAGGTGAGCGAGAATTCTGCGGCATTCAACTTCCCGCAGGGTTAGAAAAAGATAAGCAACTACCTGAGCTTCTGCTCACACCATCAACGAAAGGGATTCTCAAAGGAATTCCCGGTGTACCGGAGGCAGATGACGTCAACATCAGCCGACAAGATATCGAAGCCAATTACGCTGCGTTTAACTTCCGTCAGCCAGAAGATATCGATTTATATGAAAAGTTACTGAAAGAAGGTTTTGACGTGATTAGTCAAGCGCTTGCTGATATTAACCAGATCTTCGTCGATACCAAATTTGAATTTGGTTATGTCACCGATGCTCAGGGGCAAGACAAACTCATCTATATGGATGAAGTCGGTACACCGGATTCATCCAGAATCTGGGATGCTCAGCAATATGCTGCCGGTCATATCGTTGAAAATTCAAAAGAAGGCTTCCGTCAGTTTTTGCTCAACTACTTCCCTGACCCGGACATTCTGCTGAACAAAACACGAATGCCTGAGCGGGAAGCTCTTGCCAGAGACAATGCTTTACCATTGAAAGCATTACAGGACGTTTCCGAAACTTATACGAGTATTGCTGAGAAGATTACAGGACAACCCATCCACCTGAGTGACAATCCAAAACAAGAAATTATTGAAATACTTGACCGGGAATATGGTCTGATTCAGCATGCATAA
- a CDS encoding NAD-dependent malic enzyme encodes MNNDKRPLYISHAGSMLLSTPLLNKGAAFTAEERSSFNLGGLLPEATETIQEQVVRAYQQYCNFDNDMDKHIYLRNIQDTNETLFYRLVQNHITEMMPVIYTPTVGAACENFSNIYRRGRGLFISYPNRNKIDDILNNASNHHVKIIVVTDGERILGLGDQGIGGMGIPIGKLALYTACGGISPAYTLPVVLDVGTNNPQRLADPMYMGWRHPRITGAEYDAFVEEFIQAIQRRWPDALVQFEDFAQKNAMPLLERYKNRICCFNDDIQGTAAITVGSLLAACKAAGSKLSEQRITFLGAGSAGCGIAEAIIAQMVSEGISDQQARSQVYMVDRWGLLQEGMPNLLDFQQRLVQKKSNTQHWEAEGTGFSLHDVVREAKPTVLIGVSGAPGLFSEDIIREMHQHCPRPIIFPLSNPTSRVEALPSDLLTWTNGEALVATGSPFEPVMLGDKLYPIAQCNNSYIFPGIGLGVLAANARRVTNEMLMESSRALAECSPLAINGHGSLLPPLEAIHSVSKKIAMAVAKKAIEQGVADAITPEALEQAIERNFWQPVYRRYKRVAF; translated from the coding sequence ATGAACAACGACAAACGCCCTTTATATATTTCCCACGCGGGCTCTATGCTTCTTAGTACACCACTACTCAACAAAGGTGCAGCTTTTACAGCAGAAGAAAGAAGCTCATTTAACCTTGGCGGCCTACTCCCGGAAGCAACAGAAACCATTCAGGAACAAGTTGTCCGTGCGTATCAACAATATTGTAATTTCGATAATGATATGGATAAGCATATCTATCTTCGCAATATACAAGATACCAATGAGACGCTCTTCTACCGACTGGTGCAAAATCACATTACTGAGATGATGCCTGTCATCTACACACCGACCGTCGGTGCTGCATGTGAAAACTTCTCTAATATCTATCGCCGTGGTCGTGGATTATTTATTTCATATCCGAACCGCAATAAAATTGATGATATCTTGAATAACGCCTCTAACCATCACGTCAAAATCATCGTGGTCACCGATGGTGAGCGTATTCTTGGTCTGGGTGACCAAGGTATCGGCGGAATGGGCATTCCAATCGGAAAACTTGCCCTATATACCGCCTGTGGTGGTATCAGCCCGGCTTATACACTCCCGGTTGTTTTGGATGTCGGTACCAATAACCCACAACGTTTAGCCGACCCAATGTATATGGGCTGGCGCCATCCGCGGATTACCGGTGCAGAATACGATGCATTTGTTGAAGAGTTTATCCAAGCGATTCAACGCCGCTGGCCTGATGCTTTGGTTCAGTTTGAAGACTTTGCTCAGAAAAATGCCATGCCACTGCTTGAGCGTTACAAAAACCGGATTTGCTGCTTTAACGATGATATTCAGGGAACAGCCGCTATCACGGTCGGTTCTTTACTGGCAGCATGTAAAGCTGCTGGCAGTAAACTGTCAGAACAGCGAATCACCTTCCTTGGCGCAGGCTCTGCCGGATGTGGTATTGCCGAAGCGATTATTGCTCAAATGGTTTCAGAAGGTATTTCTGATCAGCAAGCCCGCTCACAGGTCTATATGGTTGACCGTTGGGGATTATTACAAGAAGGTATGCCAAATCTGTTAGATTTCCAACAGCGTTTGGTGCAGAAAAAATCCAATACACAACACTGGGAAGCAGAAGGAACAGGCTTCTCTCTGCACGATGTTGTCAGAGAAGCGAAACCAACCGTCTTGATTGGTGTTTCCGGTGCGCCGGGACTCTTCAGTGAAGACATCATCCGTGAGATGCATCAACACTGTCCACGTCCGATCATCTTCCCATTATCGAATCCAACAAGCCGCGTTGAAGCGCTGCCAAGTGATCTGCTGACATGGACAAATGGAGAAGCACTCGTTGCAACCGGTAGTCCGTTTGAACCGGTCATGTTAGGTGACAAACTCTACCCGATTGCTCAATGTAACAACAGCTACATCTTCCCCGGTATCGGACTGGGCGTACTTGCAGCAAATGCAAGACGTGTGACCAATGAGATGTTGATGGAATCGAGCCGAGCACTTGCTGAATGTTCCCCATTGGCAATTAATGGTCATGGCTCACTGCTGCCACCATTGGAAGCGATTCACTCCGTGTCGAAGAAAATTGCAATGGCCGTCGCGAAAAAAGCCATTGAACAAGGTGTTGCGGATGCCATTACACCAGAAGCACTGGAGCAAGCGATCGAGCGTAACTTCTGGCAACCTGTTTATCGTCGCTATAAGCGTGTCGCATTCTAA
- a CDS encoding SanA/YdcF family protein, which yields MKALLIMLLMLAVSLCAIDRWVSWKTQDQILTNTDHIEHYQVAVVLGTSKYLGRILNAYYIHRIEAAIQLYRSGKVTHFLLSGDNAHRSYNEPWTMKRDLMKAGIPEQDIALDYAGFRTLDSIVRAKKIFDTNHFLIITQRFHCERALFIANYHKIDAACFAVPGPAHGTDLKIRIREIFARARAILDLFIIDAKPKFLGPKEPIFSDDTPAETSENDNHPNDTKPHPAE from the coding sequence ATGAAAGCCTTGCTCATCATGCTGCTGATGTTGGCCGTATCTTTATGCGCCATTGATCGCTGGGTTAGTTGGAAAACACAAGACCAGATACTCACCAATACCGATCATATTGAGCATTATCAAGTGGCTGTGGTATTAGGAACCAGTAAATATCTGGGCCGCATACTCAATGCGTATTACATCCATCGTATTGAAGCCGCGATTCAACTCTACCGCTCAGGCAAAGTGACTCATTTTCTGCTCAGTGGCGATAATGCACATCGTTCTTACAATGAACCATGGACTATGAAGCGTGACTTGATGAAAGCGGGCATACCGGAACAAGATATCGCTTTGGACTATGCCGGATTCAGAACACTCGATTCGATTGTCCGAGCCAAAAAAATTTTTGATACCAACCATTTCCTGATTATTACTCAGCGCTTTCACTGCGAACGAGCGCTATTTATCGCGAACTACCACAAAATTGATGCCGCTTGTTTCGCAGTCCCCGGCCCCGCCCACGGTACTGACCTCAAAATAAGAATCCGTGAGATTTTTGCCCGGGCCCGAGCGATCCTCGATCTATTTATCATTGATGCCAAACCGAAATTCCTCGGACCGAAAGAACCGATTTTCTCCGATGACACACCTGCGGAAACATCTGAAAACGACAATCATCCAAACGATACAAAACCTCACCCGGCTGAGTAA